Proteins co-encoded in one Pseudorhizobium banfieldiae genomic window:
- a CDS encoding carbohydrate kinase family protein: protein MKKRILVLGGAHLDRRGRIAADTVAGASNPGTWREDVGGGAFNVARNLARLGHAVELIAPRGGDAAGQRVAEEASLAGIDDRPFVFLDRATPSYTAILEQDGNLVIALADMELYRLFTPRRLRARSVREAMARADLIVCDANLPAETLSALGAEASARGIALAGIAISPAKVIRFRKVLPDIAWLFMNSAEAAALAGAAASPDQWADLLRPLGLSGGVVTNRGEDVAAFDSQTTLMIKPPPASQIVDVTGAGDALAAGVLDALLAGESLPRALVRGIAASQIALASPYAAPPELDRNLLERKAAEIAASTAYS from the coding sequence ATGAAGAAACGGATCCTGGTTCTCGGAGGAGCACACCTCGATCGTCGCGGCCGCATCGCCGCCGACACAGTGGCTGGTGCCAGTAACCCGGGGACGTGGCGGGAGGACGTGGGAGGCGGCGCGTTCAATGTCGCGCGAAATCTTGCACGGCTCGGGCATGCGGTGGAGCTCATCGCCCCGCGCGGTGGCGATGCAGCGGGTCAACGGGTTGCCGAGGAGGCATCGTTGGCGGGTATCGACGACCGGCCCTTCGTCTTCCTCGACCGCGCCACCCCCAGCTATACCGCGATCCTCGAGCAGGACGGCAATCTCGTCATCGCCCTTGCGGACATGGAGCTCTATCGGCTCTTCACGCCGCGGCGGCTTCGTGCAAGGTCGGTCCGGGAGGCAATGGCACGCGCCGATCTGATCGTCTGCGACGCCAATCTGCCCGCTGAGACGCTGTCCGCGCTCGGTGCGGAAGCGAGCGCAAGGGGAATAGCTTTGGCGGGCATCGCGATCTCACCAGCGAAGGTGATCCGCTTCCGAAAGGTTCTTCCCGACATTGCGTGGCTGTTTATGAATTCGGCGGAGGCTGCGGCGCTTGCCGGCGCGGCAGCCTCTCCGGATCAGTGGGCAGACCTTCTCCGTCCGCTCGGGCTTTCCGGTGGGGTGGTCACGAATCGTGGCGAGGATGTTGCTGCCTTCGACAGCCAAACGACTTTGATGATCAAGCCACCCCCCGCAAGCCAGATCGTGGATGTTACCGGCGCTGGGGATGCGCTCGCCGCAGGTGTGCTCGATGCGCTTCTTGCCGGCGAGAGCTTGCCACGAGCCCTTGTTCGTGGGATCGCTGCCTCGCAGATTGCCTTGGCCTCACCCTATGCCGCCCCTCCGGAACTCGATCGCAACCTTCTGGAGCGCAAGGCCGCAGAGATAGCAGCATCAACCGCCTACTCCTGA
- a CDS encoding pseudouridine-5'-phosphate glycosidase, which yields MNASADPTLPIVYSEEVAAARRAGRPLVALESTIITHGMPYPGNLDMARSVETIIRQAGAVPATIAVIHGILHVGLEDSELQDLAQARDALKLSRADLAFAVALGRTGATTVAATMIAASLAGIDVFATGGIGGVHRGAEESFDISADLEELAKTPVIVVCAGAKAILDIPKTLEVLETRGVPVVTYGSDDFPAFWSRASGYPSPLRLDAPQQVAAFQAARTALGIEGGMLVANPVPYADEIPREEMETFIQAALTAADEQAVSAKAVTPFLLDHIFHQTSGRSLKTNIALVENNARLAAEIALAMKA from the coding sequence ATGAACGCGTCCGCCGATCCCACTCTTCCTATCGTCTATTCCGAGGAGGTCGCTGCTGCCAGGCGGGCTGGCCGCCCGCTCGTCGCGCTGGAATCCACCATCATAACCCATGGAATGCCCTATCCCGGCAATCTGGACATGGCACGTAGTGTCGAGACGATCATCCGGCAGGCTGGCGCCGTACCGGCCACGATAGCGGTAATCCACGGCATCCTGCATGTCGGGCTGGAGGACAGCGAACTGCAGGATCTTGCCCAGGCAAGGGACGCGCTGAAGCTCTCACGCGCCGATCTGGCGTTTGCAGTGGCGCTCGGTCGCACCGGAGCCACCACGGTCGCCGCCACCATGATTGCAGCTTCACTCGCTGGTATCGATGTCTTCGCAACCGGCGGGATCGGCGGCGTTCATCGTGGCGCGGAGGAGAGCTTCGACATTTCGGCAGATCTCGAGGAATTGGCGAAGACACCCGTTATTGTCGTCTGCGCCGGCGCCAAGGCGATCCTCGACATTCCCAAGACGCTCGAGGTTCTGGAGACCCGGGGCGTACCCGTCGTGACATACGGCTCTGACGACTTCCCCGCTTTCTGGTCCCGAGCCTCCGGTTACCCGAGCCCGCTTCGTCTGGACGCGCCCCAGCAGGTCGCGGCCTTCCAGGCAGCGCGCACGGCCCTGGGCATCGAGGGCGGCATGCTGGTCGCAAACCCGGTGCCCTATGCCGACGAGATCCCGCGCGAGGAGATGGAGACGTTCATCCAGGCCGCGCTTACGGCTGCCGACGAACAGGCCGTCTCGGCCAAGGCTGTCACACCTTTCCTGCTCGACCACATCTTCCACCAGACGTCCGGCCGCAGCCTGAAGACCAACATTGCGCTGGTCGAGAACAATGCACGTCTTGCCGCGGAGATCGCACTGGCCATGAAGGCCTGA
- a CDS encoding DMT family transporter, giving the protein MSAISTGVSAPAQRTALACLVLGGIAIGASPIFVRLSEVGPVSTGFWRLALALLPLFLWSMVSPSRPEMPTLERRDYFLLILPGLALAVDLVAWHLALHMTSVANATLLANLAPVFVTLIGWLLFRTTVTRIFLLGLGLAIAGVVTLKGGPAALADGQLAGDAVAALAAVFYACYILAIGRLRSRFATNRIMIWSSASAALSILPFALYFEGNILPSSLYGWTILVGLAFVSHAGGQVLITYALAYLPAAFSSLTLLLQPVVAAILAWWILTESVSPLQAVGGLIVLVGILVARRG; this is encoded by the coding sequence GTGTCCGCCATTTCGACCGGCGTTTCTGCGCCCGCGCAACGTACCGCGCTTGCCTGCCTCGTTCTCGGAGGTATCGCGATTGGGGCATCGCCCATCTTCGTCCGCCTGTCTGAAGTCGGGCCGGTCTCCACCGGTTTCTGGCGGCTCGCGCTGGCGCTCCTACCGCTTTTCCTCTGGAGCATGGTCAGCCCCAGCAGGCCAGAAATGCCGACCCTCGAACGGCGGGACTACTTCCTGCTCATCCTGCCGGGACTGGCGCTTGCGGTGGACCTCGTCGCCTGGCACCTCGCGCTCCACATGACATCGGTCGCCAATGCGACGCTTCTCGCCAACCTCGCGCCAGTCTTCGTCACGCTGATCGGCTGGCTTCTGTTCAGGACCACCGTCACGAGAATTTTCCTGCTGGGCCTCGGCCTGGCAATCGCGGGGGTCGTCACGTTGAAGGGCGGCCCGGCGGCACTGGCCGATGGCCAGCTTGCGGGTGACGCTGTCGCGGCGCTCGCGGCGGTCTTCTACGCCTGCTACATCCTGGCGATCGGCCGGCTGCGGAGCCGGTTCGCGACCAACAGGATCATGATCTGGAGCTCGGCGTCGGCCGCACTGTCGATCCTTCCGTTCGCCCTCTATTTCGAAGGAAACATCCTGCCTTCCAGCCTCTATGGCTGGACCATCCTTGTGGGCTTGGCCTTCGTCAGCCACGCCGGTGGGCAGGTGCTCATCACCTACGCGCTCGCCTACCTTCCCGCCGCGTTCTCCTCGCTGACGCTCCTGCTGCAGCCCGTCGTTGCCGCGATCCTCGCATGGTGGATCCTGACGGAGAGCGTCTCGCCGCTGCAGGCGGTTGGCGGACTGATCGTGCTCGTCGGGATCTTGGTGGCCCGCCGCGGCTGA
- the cckA gene encoding cell cycle histidine kinase CckA, with amino-acid sequence MTKLQHGGNYEPPLVERGGRGGTIIRILLLAFVLIGVSAAFVFFQQALDNEIVLGVLGVLAMVGIFFLVSSVIGFVEVMPQSRSDALARAFMAGHRDGILVTDAKGRTIYANAAYGRLTGAGKAAAVQPLEPLLSRHRESSEALYRLVNGIREGREGHEEFRLPQPLGRSSGQGSEAHWYRLKARILKEDEGRPERFSVWQLTDITSERDDQERFFRELQNAIDYLDHAPAGFFSAGRKGEIFYVNATLADWLGIDLTKFVPRSLSIADLVAGEGMALIQSVQAAPGLQRTETLDLDLRRTNGQSLPVRLLHSVTSMRDGAPGESRTIVLARQPGVEGDQSASAMRFTRFFNNTPMAIASVDGDGKILRINAPFLRLFSGVVSRDDVEAGAQLETIVHEGARQQLMEALAAAKDRQGDIAPIDCRHPGDESRYVRFYVNAVIDESDEAPEEVAIVYAVETTEQKALETQMAQTQKMNAVGTLAGGIAHDFNNVLTAILLSSDHLLLQARPSDASFADLMEIKRNANRAAVLVRQLLAFSRKQTMRPAVLNLTDVVGDLRMLVDRLISGTNVKLEVDYGRDLWPVRTDLSQFEQVLINLCVNARDAMPEGGTILLKTRNVPADQTSNYPQADLPSEDFVMVEVSDTGTGIPPEIMDKIFEPFFTTKEVGKGTGLGLSMVYGIVKQSGGYIYPESDVGRGTSFRIFLPRHVPEAVAAVQPGGGDAPVVTTEAAAAPTSEQVDLTGNSAVVLLVEDEEAVRRGGKRMLETRGYTVHEAGSGIEALEIMEELGGQVDIVVSDVVMPEMDGPTLLGELRKKHPDLKFIFVSGYAEDAFARNLPADAKFGFLPKPFSLKQLAVAVREMLDS; translated from the coding sequence ATGACGAAGTTGCAGCACGGCGGCAACTACGAGCCACCGCTGGTCGAACGCGGCGGACGCGGCGGTACGATCATCCGAATTCTCCTGCTCGCATTCGTGCTGATCGGCGTCTCGGCGGCCTTTGTTTTCTTCCAGCAGGCGCTCGACAACGAAATCGTCCTCGGTGTGCTCGGCGTTCTCGCCATGGTGGGGATATTCTTCCTCGTCTCCTCCGTTATCGGGTTCGTGGAGGTCATGCCGCAGTCTCGCTCGGATGCGCTGGCGCGCGCCTTCATGGCCGGGCATCGCGACGGGATACTGGTGACCGACGCAAAAGGGCGCACCATCTACGCCAACGCGGCCTATGGCCGGCTTACTGGCGCCGGCAAGGCAGCGGCGGTGCAGCCGCTCGAACCGCTCCTGTCACGCCATCGGGAGTCCAGCGAAGCACTTTACAGGCTCGTCAACGGCATTCGCGAGGGGCGGGAAGGCCACGAGGAGTTTCGTCTTCCGCAGCCGCTCGGTCGCTCCAGCGGACAAGGTTCCGAGGCGCATTGGTATCGGCTGAAGGCTCGGATCCTGAAGGAGGACGAGGGGCGTCCCGAGCGGTTCAGTGTTTGGCAACTGACCGACATCACCTCCGAGCGAGACGATCAGGAGCGGTTCTTCCGGGAGCTTCAGAACGCCATCGATTATCTTGACCATGCTCCCGCCGGCTTCTTCTCTGCCGGGCGGAAGGGCGAGATCTTCTACGTCAACGCAACTCTTGCCGACTGGCTCGGCATAGACCTGACCAAGTTCGTTCCTCGCTCCCTTTCCATCGCCGACCTGGTTGCTGGCGAAGGCATGGCGCTCATACAGTCGGTCCAGGCGGCACCGGGCCTGCAGAGAACCGAGACGCTCGATCTCGATCTGCGTCGCACCAACGGCCAGAGCCTGCCTGTGCGGCTGCTGCATAGTGTGACGTCCATGCGCGACGGAGCGCCCGGCGAAAGCAGGACCATCGTGCTCGCCCGCCAGCCAGGGGTGGAAGGCGACCAGTCGGCTTCGGCGATGCGGTTCACCCGCTTCTTCAACAATACGCCCATGGCGATTGCCTCCGTGGACGGCGACGGCAAGATCCTGCGGATCAACGCGCCCTTCCTGCGGCTGTTCTCCGGTGTGGTTTCGCGCGACGATGTAGAGGCAGGCGCCCAGCTCGAGACGATCGTGCATGAAGGTGCACGCCAGCAGTTGATGGAAGCGCTTGCCGCCGCGAAGGACCGACAGGGCGATATAGCGCCGATCGACTGTCGCCATCCGGGCGACGAGAGCCGCTATGTTCGCTTCTACGTAAACGCCGTGATCGACGAGAGCGACGAGGCACCGGAAGAAGTCGCTATCGTCTACGCCGTCGAGACCACCGAGCAGAAGGCGCTCGAGACGCAGATGGCGCAGACGCAGAAGATGAACGCAGTGGGTACCCTGGCAGGGGGCATTGCACACGACTTCAACAACGTGCTCACCGCGATCCTCTTGTCCTCCGATCACCTCCTATTGCAGGCGCGGCCGTCCGACGCGAGCTTTGCCGACCTGATGGAGATCAAGCGCAACGCCAATCGTGCGGCCGTGCTTGTACGCCAGCTGCTAGCGTTCTCGCGCAAGCAGACCATGCGGCCGGCGGTTCTCAACCTGACCGATGTGGTGGGCGACCTGCGCATGCTGGTCGACCGGCTTATCTCGGGTACCAACGTCAAGTTGGAGGTGGATTACGGACGCGACCTGTGGCCGGTACGCACCGACCTTTCGCAGTTCGAGCAGGTTCTCATCAATCTCTGCGTGAATGCACGTGATGCGATGCCGGAAGGCGGGACGATCCTCCTGAAGACCCGCAACGTCCCCGCCGACCAGACGAGCAACTATCCGCAGGCGGACCTGCCTTCGGAAGATTTCGTCATGGTCGAGGTCTCCGATACCGGCACGGGCATTCCGCCTGAGATCATGGACAAGATCTTCGAGCCGTTCTTCACCACCAAGGAAGTGGGCAAAGGGACGGGCCTCGGCCTTTCCATGGTCTACGGGATCGTCAAGCAGTCCGGCGGTTATATCTATCCCGAATCGGACGTTGGGCGCGGTACCTCATTCCGCATCTTCCTGCCCCGGCATGTGCCGGAAGCGGTGGCTGCCGTACAACCGGGTGGCGGCGACGCTCCGGTTGTCACGACCGAAGCAGCGGCTGCACCCACTAGCGAGCAGGTGGACCTGACGGGCAATTCCGCCGTCGTTCTTCTGGTCGAGGACGAGGAGGCTGTGCGTCGGGGAGGGAAGCGCATGCTCGAGACCCGTGGCTATACCGTGCATGAGGCCGGTTCCGGCATCGAGGCGCTCGAGATCATGGAAGAGCTCGGTGGTCAGGTGGACATTGTGGTCTCCGACGTGGTCATGCCGGAGATGGACGGCCCCACTTTGCTCGGGGAGTTGCGCAAGAAGCATCCGGACCTGAAGTTCATCTTTGTTTCCGGCTATGCAGAGGATGCCTTCGCGCGCAACCTGCCGGCCGATGCGAAATTCGGCTTCCTGCCGAAGCCCTTCTCGCTGAAACAGCTGGCGGTCGCGGTGCGCGAAATGCTGGATAGCTGA
- a CDS encoding flagellar biosynthetic protein FliO translates to MEEMLGAYGGRLIVAVVGVAIGLACLVGVLWVVRGRSGPSPFVRGGKNRQPRLQVLDAAAVDTRRRLVLVRRDDTEHLIMIGGPTDIVIESGISANRPVSPPEAAIVDAAVPGPPTDERKRAAPPPAAASVSGREPVPAAARPSPPAEPQIARPAAIAPPPVTDSSPPTRAAATATSVVTPPPAAAEPQTRREPVLEEAADVLDAARSRVLQGPTVPVRPPPPEQAAPSVASPAPVLGSDFERILEEEMASNLASRERVSPRPADKPALTGATPEPSLQDEMARIFGEMSVTREK, encoded by the coding sequence ATGGAAGAAATGCTGGGAGCTTACGGAGGCCGGCTGATCGTCGCAGTTGTCGGCGTCGCCATCGGGCTTGCCTGCCTCGTCGGCGTTCTATGGGTTGTACGCGGCCGTTCCGGGCCGTCCCCCTTCGTCCGTGGCGGTAAGAACCGGCAGCCGCGCCTCCAGGTGCTCGACGCCGCAGCCGTCGATACAAGGCGGCGGTTGGTGCTCGTTCGGCGGGATGATACCGAACACCTGATCATGATCGGGGGCCCGACCGACATCGTCATCGAAAGCGGTATCAGCGCGAACCGGCCTGTCTCCCCCCCGGAAGCCGCGATCGTTGACGCCGCCGTCCCGGGTCCACCTACCGACGAGCGGAAGCGGGCGGCGCCCCCCCCTGCGGCCGCGTCGGTCTCCGGTCGTGAACCAGTGCCGGCAGCGGCCAGACCCTCGCCGCCGGCCGAACCGCAAATAGCGCGCCCGGCTGCCATCGCCCCGCCTCCTGTCACCGATTCCTCGCCGCCGACCAGAGCGGCGGCAACTGCTACCTCGGTCGTCACGCCGCCACCGGCTGCAGCAGAACCGCAGACACGCCGGGAACCGGTCCTCGAAGAGGCTGCCGATGTCCTCGACGCTGCTCGCAGCCGCGTCCTTCAGGGGCCGACCGTGCCGGTGCGGCCACCTCCCCCGGAGCAAGCCGCTCCCTCGGTCGCATCCCCTGCACCGGTACTGGGCAGCGACTTCGAGCGGATTCTTGAGGAGGAAATGGCGAGCAATCTGGCGTCACGGGAGAGGGTGTCTCCCCGACCCGCCGATAAGCCGGCGCTGACAGGCGCCACGCCGGAGCCTTCGCTTCAGGACGAGATGGCGCGGATCTTCGGCGAGATGTCAGTCACCCGCGAGAAGTAA
- a CDS encoding methyl-accepting chemotaxis protein: protein MSFIDRILQGRRIVTKVLLFVVPLVLLIAGVGLAGYYTANMLNGHMTVTRATIENIADFDHLQSVLQDFSERPDEATLGALQQGIDRQEKGVQVLEGLLASEADRQRIEVVAKLAPAMRQRAEELWIVKQQRDANGSEISAHLDAVKALSATVEQRLGNLRKKFEGQERFAKGALFESFAYKSIAERIDNLRSAVRNASSDEGTAKAAEVQAQALLAEFEPLRSLVSDKIMQGFAPIQEGAENLLQIAKGDTAAVEKAQALRVAASGFMRFQNELQQNVLKKSGDAAERFANLEGEVTTLKTLLAHVETSLALGDSLQLHVERLRSQLTEEARKVVLDDIAALRASGTQISALGNNNSAMSSFSTDLEQPLVALESASGEMLEIESKWNEARVRASGTLSEGMSGLQAFIAQAQEVGKEDSERSANISVAAMVVGTLLAIIGGLMLVETLRGPLRRVTDVMKRLAEGDLAVSIEGRERGDEIGDMVRSVTVFRDAALENVRLEQEAAAAREQTSAEAARRAEERARIAAEQHAALTALSDALTQLSEGNLERSMDENLASDFVPMAHTYNTAVQALRATLEDVRATTGEINSGTGNLAASADDLARRTEQQASALEESSRALRHLSDVVKSTADSARKTASSVNETEEFAVRSGEVVSRAVGAMGEISRSSEKIATIIGVIDEIAFQTNLLALNAGVEAARAGEAGRGFAVVAQEVRELAQRCAGAAREIKELISASSTQVSSGVHLVEETGSALSQIITHVTDVRKLVAAISAATDEQSTGIGQVTQAVHEVELITQQNAAMVEENNAEIHGLRQRVEVLSEKIDRFRTGSPLGRNGDRGPAARDAHAA, encoded by the coding sequence ATGTCGTTTATCGATCGAATTCTTCAAGGCCGCAGGATCGTTACCAAGGTCCTGCTCTTCGTCGTTCCGCTTGTACTTCTCATCGCAGGGGTCGGCCTGGCAGGCTACTACACGGCCAACATGCTCAACGGGCACATGACCGTCACCCGTGCGACGATCGAGAACATTGCCGATTTCGACCATCTGCAGTCGGTGCTGCAGGACTTCAGCGAGAGGCCCGACGAGGCAACGCTTGGGGCCCTGCAACAGGGGATCGACCGGCAGGAAAAGGGCGTTCAAGTCCTGGAGGGTCTGCTTGCGAGCGAGGCGGACCGGCAACGGATAGAGGTTGTCGCAAAGTTGGCGCCGGCCATGCGGCAGAGGGCCGAGGAGCTATGGATTGTCAAGCAGCAACGTGATGCTAACGGAAGCGAGATCAGCGCCCACCTAGACGCCGTCAAGGCGTTGTCGGCGACAGTTGAGCAGCGTCTGGGTAACCTGCGAAAGAAGTTCGAGGGCCAGGAACGATTCGCCAAGGGCGCCTTGTTTGAATCCTTTGCCTACAAGTCGATCGCGGAGCGGATCGACAATCTGCGAAGCGCGGTGCGAAATGCTAGTTCCGACGAGGGAACGGCCAAGGCTGCCGAAGTGCAGGCGCAGGCGTTGCTGGCGGAATTCGAGCCGCTGAGGTCCCTTGTCAGTGACAAGATCATGCAGGGATTTGCTCCCATTCAGGAAGGCGCCGAAAATCTCCTGCAGATCGCGAAAGGGGACACCGCGGCGGTTGAGAAGGCACAGGCCCTGCGCGTCGCGGCCAGCGGCTTCATGCGGTTCCAGAATGAGTTGCAGCAGAACGTTCTGAAAAAGTCCGGAGATGCGGCCGAGCGATTTGCCAATCTGGAAGGCGAGGTTACGACGCTCAAGACGCTTCTCGCCCATGTGGAGACCTCCCTCGCGCTAGGAGATTCCCTGCAACTGCATGTGGAGCGGCTGCGCTCGCAACTGACCGAGGAAGCTCGAAAGGTGGTGCTGGACGACATCGCTGCGCTGCGGGCTTCCGGTACCCAGATATCGGCACTGGGAAACAACAACTCGGCCATGAGTTCGTTTTCTACTGATCTGGAGCAACCGCTCGTCGCCCTCGAAAGCGCATCCGGCGAGATGCTGGAGATCGAATCGAAATGGAACGAGGCGCGGGTGCGGGCTTCGGGCACCCTGTCGGAGGGAATGTCGGGCCTGCAGGCTTTCATTGCGCAGGCCCAGGAAGTCGGCAAGGAAGACAGTGAACGGTCCGCAAACATCTCCGTCGCCGCAATGGTCGTCGGTACCCTGCTCGCCATCATTGGCGGCCTGATGCTGGTGGAGACGCTGCGGGGACCGCTCCGCCGCGTGACGGACGTGATGAAGCGCCTGGCTGAGGGCGATCTCGCCGTGAGCATCGAGGGGCGCGAACGAGGGGATGAAATTGGCGACATGGTTCGCTCCGTCACCGTCTTCCGCGATGCCGCGCTTGAAAACGTTCGGCTTGAACAGGAAGCTGCCGCGGCACGGGAGCAGACGAGCGCTGAAGCCGCCCGTCGTGCCGAGGAGCGCGCACGGATCGCGGCTGAGCAGCATGCCGCTCTCACGGCGCTTTCCGATGCTCTCACCCAGCTTTCGGAAGGAAATCTGGAGCGAAGCATGGACGAGAACCTCGCCAGCGACTTCGTCCCTATGGCACATACCTACAACACTGCGGTGCAAGCGCTGCGCGCAACGCTTGAAGACGTGCGGGCCACGACCGGCGAGATCAATAGCGGGACAGGGAACCTGGCCGCATCTGCTGACGATCTGGCGCGGCGTACGGAGCAGCAGGCGTCTGCTTTGGAGGAGAGTTCGCGGGCACTGCGTCATCTGAGCGATGTGGTGAAGTCCACGGCAGACAGCGCGCGGAAGACTGCCAGTTCGGTAAACGAGACGGAGGAGTTCGCCGTCCGTTCGGGCGAGGTGGTCTCCCGGGCGGTCGGCGCCATGGGTGAGATCAGTCGCTCCTCTGAAAAGATCGCCACCATCATCGGTGTGATTGACGAGATCGCCTTCCAGACCAACCTTCTGGCATTGAACGCCGGCGTGGAAGCGGCGCGCGCCGGAGAGGCAGGGCGTGGATTTGCGGTGGTGGCCCAGGAAGTCCGCGAACTGGCTCAGCGCTGCGCTGGTGCGGCCCGGGAAATCAAGGAATTGATCTCGGCCAGCTCCACGCAGGTCAGCAGCGGGGTTCATCTCGTCGAGGAGACCGGCAGTGCTCTTAGCCAGATCATTACGCATGTCACGGATGTGCGAAAGCTGGTTGCGGCCATTTCGGCCGCCACGGATGAACAGTCAACCGGGATTGGTCAGGTCACGCAGGCCGTTCACGAGGTGGAGCTCATTACCCAGCAGAATGCTGCCATGGTCGAGGAGAACAATGCGGAGATCCATGGCCTTAGACAGCGGGTCGAAGTGCTGAGCGAGAAGATCGACCGGTTCAGGACAGGCAGCCCGCTGGGCAGGAACGGGGACCGTGGTCCCGCAGCCCGGGACGCTCACGCCGCCTGA
- a CDS encoding DMT family transporter — translation MASPENTRGALYMSLAMASFTFNDALVKSVTSSLSVAQIITVRGVMTTVLVYFVARRLGALRRLAVVFQPLILLRTFFEIGATLTFISALGQIDFANVTSIMQSLPLAVTLGAAIFLKEPVGWRRWAAILVGFFGVLIILRPTADGFASASLLVVAAVFFTSSRDLVTRRIVADVPSLTITLFTAAANTIVGAFLIVPMGGWQPMTWENFLPLVIAALLVFSGYQAVIMAMRTGEISFVAPFRYTSLIWGLVLGILFFGERPDAFVYVGAAIIIVSGLYSFYREGKRRREAMARSQQPLPQGPTMAMKDGS, via the coding sequence ATGGCATCCCCCGAAAACACGAGAGGCGCGCTCTACATGTCCCTCGCCATGGCTTCGTTCACGTTCAACGATGCGCTGGTCAAGTCAGTCACATCTTCGCTGAGCGTCGCACAGATCATCACGGTCCGCGGGGTCATGACGACGGTCCTCGTATACTTCGTGGCACGCCGCCTCGGCGCATTGCGTCGGCTTGCCGTCGTGTTTCAGCCGCTGATCCTGTTGCGGACATTCTTTGAAATCGGAGCAACACTGACTTTCATCAGTGCACTTGGGCAGATCGATTTCGCCAACGTAACCTCGATCATGCAGTCCCTGCCCCTCGCCGTGACCTTGGGGGCAGCAATCTTTCTGAAGGAACCGGTCGGCTGGCGGCGCTGGGCGGCGATCCTTGTTGGCTTCTTTGGCGTCCTCATCATCCTGCGGCCGACCGCTGACGGATTTGCATCCGCTTCGCTACTGGTGGTCGCCGCCGTCTTCTTCACCTCGTCACGGGACCTCGTTACCCGCCGCATCGTCGCCGACGTCCCCTCGCTGACCATCACACTCTTCACGGCGGCGGCGAATACGATCGTCGGCGCGTTCCTCATCGTGCCGATGGGTGGCTGGCAACCCATGACGTGGGAAAACTTCCTGCCCCTCGTGATCGCCGCCCTGCTGGTATTCTCAGGCTATCAGGCAGTCATCATGGCCATGCGGACCGGCGAAATCTCCTTCGTCGCGCCTTTCCGGTACACGAGCCTGATCTGGGGCCTCGTCCTCGGCATCCTTTTCTTCGGAGAGCGCCCGGATGCCTTCGTCTATGTCGGAGCGGCGATCATCATCGTGTCAGGGCTGTACAGCTTCTACCGCGAGGGGAAGCGACGCCGCGAGGCCATGGCGAGAAGCCAACAGCCGCTCCCGCAAGGGCCGACAATGGCAATGAAGGATGGAAGCTGA